The Candidatus Stygibacter australis genome contains a region encoding:
- a CDS encoding ATPase, T2SS/T4P/T4SS family, which translates to MDLKFNISELEIKDVPLRGRPRIRYLHGLLTKNRDWQEYSDRITAHFLELMTEKKASDLDMGAPGCLHQIWMRIDGYKAPLPEYRNLRKFDEELFILSFVEEEYLELLLKYGALDLAVNPQSGEHNRRARGNVYLDQGSLALNMRLINEKPMSLMNLGFSQPVIDRLDMDKEKFGLTLITGLTGSGKSTTLDAIIDYNNINNNGQIIIIGNPIEYIHPSKKCLVRHREVGSDVESFSGGIIQSLRQDPDMIVIGEIRNSTEIAAALEITDSGHKTFSTLHTSSASDTLHRFIAEFPANEQDRIRHRLADTLSIVISQRLIPGRTKGRVMAREVLSVDGSVRAAIHNNNIAEIYQMMNEGQSRGMLTMEQDLFRLYRKGQITKETAVNFSNNKVRIAQLMQYT; encoded by the coding sequence ATGGATCTGAAGTTTAATATAAGTGAATTAGAAATAAAAGATGTACCTTTAAGGGGACGACCCCGGATACGATATTTGCATGGATTATTAACAAAAAACAGGGACTGGCAGGAATATTCAGATAGAATTACAGCTCATTTTCTGGAATTGATGACAGAAAAAAAAGCCTCTGATCTTGACATGGGAGCACCAGGATGTTTGCATCAGATCTGGATGAGAATTGATGGTTATAAGGCACCATTACCAGAATATAGAAATTTAAGAAAATTCGATGAAGAATTATTTATTTTAAGTTTTGTAGAGGAAGAATATTTAGAGCTTCTTTTGAAATATGGAGCCCTTGATCTGGCAGTTAATCCGCAATCAGGAGAGCATAACCGAAGAGCAAGGGGTAATGTATATCTTGATCAGGGCAGCCTGGCATTAAATATGCGGCTGATAAATGAAAAGCCCATGTCACTTATGAATCTGGGTTTTTCTCAACCAGTGATAGATCGTCTGGATATGGATAAAGAGAAATTTGGATTAACCTTGATTACAGGACTGACCGGTTCAGGGAAAAGCACAACCTTAGATGCAATTATTGATTATAATAATATAAATAATAATGGTCAGATCATCATTATAGGGAATCCAATTGAATATATTCATCCATCCAAGAAATGCCTGGTGAGGCATCGGGAAGTTGGTTCGGATGTAGAATCGTTTTCAGGAGGGATAATCCAGTCACTCAGGCAGGACCCTGATATGATAGTGATAGGAGAGATCAGAAATTCCACTGAGATAGCGGCAGCACTGGAAATCACTGATAGTGGTCACAAGACTTTTTCTACTTTGCATACAAGTTCTGCCAGTGATACACTTCATCGGTTTATTGCAGAATTTCCTGCAAATGAGCAGGACAGAATACGTCACAGGCTTGCTGACACTCTGAGTATTGTAATTTCTCAAAGACTTATTCCGGGTAGAACGAAAGGAAGAGTAATGGCAAGAGAGGTACTTTCAGTAGATGGCTCAGTACGGGCAGCAATTCATAATAATAATATCGCTGAAATTTATCAGATGATGAATGAGGGTCAATCACGAGGAATGCTCACAATGGAGCAGGATTTATTCCGATTGTATCGAAAGGGTCAGATCACAAAAGAAACCGCAGTGAATTTTTCAAATAATAAAGTGAGAATTGCACAGTTGATGCAATACACTTAA
- a CDS encoding response regulator, translating to MKRVLIVDDDKNIRDLLEEFLRDEGYLTTSAVDGEDALDKLEYQKFDLYVLDICMPRMDGMQLMKEIKRRHPFAVIIITTGFSTLENAVRAIREGAFHYIAKPIMADEFLDVVRRGFAYAESLGSPDIIEPGTKTKLERTLPQMLKGFSADDVKQFEEISIIRHYQPGDIVPLDDKTGSIILVETGELGVLLGTIKVESLYPGQCWGEESFLNISYLFTGLRAVTEARVRHFRRQQIMEFFRFRDERALKRYTINLMYIFYQRWKSALGKLGLFVGYEKVTKENENGSEV from the coding sequence ATGAAACGTGTTTTGATTGTTGATGACGATAAAAACATCAGAGATCTTTTAGAAGAATTTCTGCGGGATGAAGGGTATTTAACAACTTCTGCTGTTGATGGAGAAGATGCCCTTGATAAACTGGAATATCAGAAATTTGATCTTTATGTTCTTGATATTTGTATGCCCCGTATGGATGGGATGCAGTTGATGAAAGAGATAAAACGTCGTCATCCATTTGCAGTGATAATTATCACAACAGGCTTTTCTACCCTTGAAAACGCAGTTAGAGCAATACGCGAAGGGGCATTTCATTATATTGCAAAACCGATTATGGCAGATGAATTCCTTGATGTTGTCAGAAGAGGATTTGCTTATGCTGAAAGTCTTGGATCACCAGATATCATTGAACCAGGGACAAAGACCAAACTTGAAAGAACCCTGCCACAGATGCTAAAGGGATTTTCTGCTGACGATGTGAAGCAGTTCGAAGAGATTTCCATTATCAGGCATTATCAACCTGGAGATATTGTTCCATTGGATGATAAAACCGGCAGTATCATACTCGTTGAAACCGGTGAACTCGGTGTTTTATTGGGAACTATCAAAGTAGAATCGCTATATCCCGGTCAGTGCTGGGGTGAGGAATCTTTCCTCAATATCAGTTATTTATTCACTGGTTTAAGGGCAGTCACAGAAGCAAGAGTGCGTCATTTCAGACGTCAGCAGATCATGGAATTTTTCAGGTTTAGAGATGAACGGGCACTCAAGCGTTATACAATCAATTTAATGTATATATTTTATCAGCGTTGGAAAAGCGCACTTGGTAAACTGGGATTATTTGTCGGGTACGAAAAAGTAACAAAAGAGAATGAAAATGGATCTGAAGTTTAA